One segment of Rubripirellula amarantea DNA contains the following:
- a CDS encoding aldo/keto reductase, producing the protein MIILGLWPIAGITTVGVTPEDARQTIQTAIDCGITAFDTAFSYGYDGESDRYLGEAIAGQRDRYTVIGKVGQRWTTDRKRVVDGSPGQLTADAELSLRRMNADRFDVLFLHSPDPNVPIETSAQAIADLRRRGLCDRVGISNADVAQVQAFASVDGCDAVECPLNLLQTDMLADFIPAAQTLRSEVYCFWTLMKGLLAGAIKRDHVFADGDSRPGYDVFQGEQLERAHCLVDGLREVGDRHGMTVSQLAVGWVLSQPGVTGTLVGARRPEQIRELAAARKLNSEVAEDVLRLKESFDRGKSIEISDT; encoded by the coding sequence ATGATCATCCTTGGACTATGGCCCATCGCCGGCATCACCACCGTGGGCGTTACCCCCGAGGACGCTCGCCAAACCATCCAAACCGCCATTGATTGCGGGATCACCGCATTCGACACTGCGTTTAGCTACGGTTACGACGGTGAAAGTGACCGATATTTGGGCGAAGCTATCGCGGGTCAACGTGACCGTTACACGGTCATAGGCAAGGTCGGTCAACGTTGGACAACAGATCGCAAGCGTGTGGTGGATGGATCGCCAGGGCAACTTACCGCCGACGCCGAGTTGTCGCTTCGACGCATGAACGCGGACCGATTTGATGTTCTCTTCTTACATAGCCCTGACCCCAACGTGCCCATCGAAACGTCAGCGCAAGCAATTGCCGATCTACGTCGACGGGGGCTGTGTGACCGCGTTGGGATCAGCAACGCCGATGTCGCTCAGGTGCAGGCATTTGCAAGTGTCGACGGATGTGACGCCGTCGAGTGCCCGCTCAACTTGCTGCAGACCGATATGCTGGCGGACTTCATCCCTGCCGCCCAAACACTCAGAAGCGAAGTTTATTGTTTCTGGACGTTGATGAAGGGCTTGTTGGCCGGAGCAATCAAACGAGATCACGTTTTTGCCGATGGTGATTCGCGCCCCGGGTATGACGTGTTCCAAGGTGAACAACTCGAACGGGCTCATTGCCTAGTCGATGGGCTTCGCGAAGTCGGCGACCGGCATGGCATGACCGTGTCGCAACTTGCCGTCGGTTGGGTGCTGTCTCAACCGGGCGTGACGGGCACACTAGTGGGCGCCCGTCGGCCGGAACAGATTCGGGAACTAGCAGCAGCCAGAAAATTAAACAGCGAAGTTGCCGAGGATGTCCTTCGTCTGAAAGAATCATTCGACCGTGGAAAGTCGATTGAAATTAGCGACACGTAG
- a CDS encoding aminotransferase class I/II-fold pyridoxal phosphate-dependent enzyme: protein MTDPKFNDTPNIDAPSIDPPTTDPEPKPFVVEFASRVNRLPPYMFGRINNSLYQKRRAGDDVIDLGMGNPSDPPDQVVIDKLNTAAMDPNNHGYSKSNGITNLRRELAKKYDRKYGVSLDHEHEIIACLGSKEGFSHMCLALMGPGDTAMIPSPYFPVHMYGVILASGNVVSLDVADPDKFLRNVAYTCENMEPRPKVLIVNYPHNPSSAVVEPDFFVDVVRLAKKYGFLVIHDFAYADVAFDGYQPPSFLSAPGAKDVGVEFTTMSKGYNMAGWRVGFCAGNAEMVRGLGTIKGYYDYGMFQAIQIAAIVALRETEENVLKQSLIYQGRRDVLVSGLRRLGWQLESPKAGMFVWAQIPEPWRSSMSTMEFGMKLLEEGNVAVSPGSGFGAAGEGYLRMSLVENEQRLRQAVRQIAKCLAPTAVSS from the coding sequence ATGACCGATCCAAAGTTTAACGATACTCCTAACATCGACGCTCCCTCAATTGATCCCCCGACGACGGACCCAGAGCCGAAGCCGTTTGTGGTTGAGTTTGCATCGCGAGTGAATCGTCTGCCGCCTTACATGTTTGGCCGGATCAATAATTCGCTATACCAGAAGCGCCGAGCTGGGGACGACGTGATTGACCTGGGGATGGGCAACCCGTCGGATCCACCCGACCAAGTCGTGATCGATAAGCTGAACACAGCCGCGATGGACCCCAACAACCATGGATACAGCAAATCCAATGGCATCACGAACCTGCGTCGTGAACTAGCAAAGAAGTACGATCGCAAGTACGGGGTCAGCCTTGACCACGAGCACGAGATCATTGCGTGCCTGGGTAGCAAAGAAGGCTTTTCGCACATGTGCTTGGCATTGATGGGGCCTGGTGACACGGCGATGATCCCGTCCCCCTATTTCCCCGTCCACATGTACGGAGTGATCCTAGCATCCGGGAACGTTGTGTCGCTTGACGTAGCGGATCCCGACAAGTTCCTTCGCAATGTTGCCTACACTTGCGAGAACATGGAACCGCGTCCGAAGGTGTTGATCGTCAACTATCCTCACAACCCATCGTCAGCGGTTGTCGAACCCGACTTCTTTGTTGACGTTGTGCGACTGGCAAAGAAGTACGGCTTCCTGGTCATTCACGACTTCGCTTACGCCGACGTGGCATTCGACGGTTATCAACCACCAAGTTTCCTGTCAGCGCCGGGTGCCAAGGACGTGGGCGTTGAGTTCACGACCATGAGCAAGGGATACAACATGGCCGGATGGCGTGTTGGTTTTTGTGCTGGCAACGCCGAAATGGTTCGTGGTTTGGGAACGATTAAGGGCTACTACGACTACGGAATGTTTCAGGCTATTCAAATCGCCGCGATCGTGGCGTTGCGAGAGACTGAAGAAAACGTACTCAAGCAATCGCTGATCTACCAAGGACGACGCGACGTGTTGGTTAGCGGTCTGCGTAGGCTCGGTTGGCAACTCGAATCACCGAAGGCCGGAATGTTCGTATGGGCCCAGATTCCTGAACCGTGGCGTAGCTCGATGAGCACCATGGAGTTTGGTATGAAATTGCTTGAAGAAGGCAATGTCGCGGTCAGTCCCGGTAGCGGCTTTGGGGCTGCGGGCGAAGGCTATCTTCGGATGTCATTGGTCGAAAACGAGCAGCGCCTTCGTCAGGCCGTTCGCCAAATCGCCAAGTGCTTGGCTCCAACGGCAGTGTCTTCATAA
- a CDS encoding preprotein translocase subunit SecA — translation MSSGPNMIAADESVPDPTAPNPPSSGGSDSEANKRRANDTGRTLSMFSRQGFRPAMFRWKRQLEQVNALEPVLKNEDDATLKKRSLALRYQAMAGEKLSSLLPEGYALVREAGRRALSMRHYDVQVIGGIALFEGYIAEMQTGEGKTLTATLPLYLHSLLGKGAHLATVNDYLAKRDAEWMEPLFRLLGVSVGIIQTPDDQPARRKSYGAAITYGTAKEFGFDFLRDRLLLRAQNRLQTEMLGDGGAGFGSSGDEIVMRGMHFCLVDEADSILIDEARTPLIIGSIEDTVRDQIVETYHWASDHAPGYEIEEHFTIDPETKQYELTSRGRQRVRALPKSDLVRTMGLVDLYEYAERAIKVHREFLLDRQYVVRPGDKGIDEIVIVDEFTGRLAEGRKWRDGIHQAIEAKEKIEISVPTGQAARITVQDLFLRYPNLAGMTGTAATSARELRRIYRTPVLRVPTNKPPKRKRLPDRVFGTMERKFAAIVAEIAEVHAEGRPILIGTRSIDKSEILSKMLNELGIEHQVLNANNVEQEAEIVAAAGGHAKVTVATNMAGRGTDIKLSDGVETVGGMHVICTELHDAARIDRQLIGRCGRQGDRGSYRQYLSLDDDILKSGLGMKRGDKLKEQGELMGGSADRLAKLFRKAQRKVERKHFRDRMVLMHHEKERKKMQREIGQDPYLDTPD, via the coding sequence ATGTCGAGCGGACCTAATATGATTGCCGCTGACGAGAGTGTTCCCGACCCTACGGCACCCAATCCGCCGTCCTCTGGGGGCAGCGATAGCGAAGCGAATAAGCGACGAGCCAACGATACCGGCCGCACGTTGTCGATGTTCTCTCGCCAGGGATTTCGCCCCGCGATGTTTCGTTGGAAACGTCAACTCGAACAAGTCAACGCTCTTGAACCGGTGTTGAAGAACGAAGATGACGCGACACTAAAAAAACGATCATTGGCGCTACGATATCAGGCCATGGCCGGCGAAAAGTTGTCGTCGCTTTTGCCCGAAGGATATGCCTTGGTACGCGAAGCCGGGCGTCGCGCGTTATCGATGCGGCACTATGACGTGCAAGTCATCGGCGGCATCGCATTGTTTGAAGGCTACATCGCCGAGATGCAGACGGGTGAAGGTAAAACTTTGACTGCGACGTTGCCGTTGTATCTGCATTCATTGCTGGGCAAAGGTGCTCACTTAGCCACGGTCAACGACTACCTTGCCAAACGTGATGCCGAGTGGATGGAACCGCTCTTTCGGTTGCTTGGCGTGAGCGTGGGGATCATCCAAACGCCGGATGACCAACCCGCTCGACGAAAGTCGTACGGAGCCGCGATCACTTACGGAACGGCCAAGGAATTCGGATTTGATTTCTTGCGTGACCGATTGTTGTTGCGTGCTCAGAACCGATTGCAAACTGAGATGCTCGGCGATGGCGGTGCTGGATTCGGCAGCAGTGGTGATGAAATTGTGATGCGAGGAATGCACTTCTGTTTGGTCGACGAGGCCGACAGTATCTTAATCGACGAAGCCAGGACGCCGTTGATCATCGGTAGCATCGAAGACACCGTCCGAGATCAAATCGTCGAGACGTATCACTGGGCGTCGGACCATGCGCCCGGTTATGAGATCGAAGAGCATTTCACGATTGACCCCGAGACCAAGCAGTACGAATTGACGTCCCGTGGTCGGCAACGAGTTCGCGCTCTTCCCAAGAGTGACCTTGTCCGGACGATGGGGCTTGTCGATTTGTACGAATACGCTGAGCGAGCGATCAAAGTGCATCGTGAGTTTCTGCTCGATCGCCAATACGTCGTGCGACCTGGCGACAAGGGCATCGACGAAATTGTGATTGTCGACGAGTTCACGGGGCGATTGGCTGAGGGACGGAAATGGCGCGACGGAATTCACCAAGCCATCGAGGCGAAAGAGAAGATCGAAATCAGCGTTCCGACCGGTCAAGCCGCTCGAATCACGGTTCAGGATTTGTTCCTTCGTTACCCCAACTTGGCCGGCATGACAGGAACGGCAGCTACCAGTGCACGCGAATTACGTCGGATCTATCGAACGCCAGTGCTGAGAGTTCCCACAAACAAGCCGCCAAAGCGAAAGCGGCTACCTGACCGCGTGTTTGGAACGATGGAACGCAAATTTGCCGCCATTGTCGCAGAGATTGCGGAAGTTCACGCAGAAGGTCGACCGATTTTGATCGGAACTCGTTCCATCGATAAGAGCGAAATCTTGTCGAAAATGCTGAATGAACTCGGCATCGAGCACCAAGTCTTGAACGCGAACAATGTTGAACAGGAAGCCGAAATTGTCGCTGCGGCCGGCGGGCATGCCAAGGTTACCGTGGCAACCAACATGGCGGGTCGCGGAACCGACATTAAGTTGTCCGACGGTGTTGAAACCGTTGGCGGGATGCACGTGATTTGTACTGAACTCCACGATGCCGCCCGGATCGACCGTCAGTTGATCGGTCGTTGCGGACGCCAAGGTGACCGTGGTTCTTATCGCCAGTATTTGTCGTTGGACGATGATATTCTCAAGAGTGGCTTGGGAATGAAACGTGGGGACAAGCTGAAAGAACAGGGCGAGTTGATGGGTGGATCCGCCGACCGCCTAGCCAAGCTGTTCCGCAAGGCCCAACGCAAAGTCGAACGCAAACACTTTCGTGATCGGATGGTGCTGATGCATCACGAGAAAGAACGCAAGAAGATGCAGCGTGAAATCGGTCAGGACCCTTATCTGGACACGCCAGACTAG
- a CDS encoding GNAT family N-acetyltransferase codes for MGLTYFKRYRMEYDLCEPDEGILGSLVSAVPSGYEFVRYSDGVLREHALAKYESFRYELDANVFPCLGRRDGCLRLMKEITSRSSFVPESTWLCRYRDTDIGKLIPVGTIQGLEIDGWGAIQNVGIDPLHRNRGLGAILLSKAAEGFRSVGLTRMHLEVTVDNSSAIRFYERIGFRRAQVVYKAADVVGA; via the coding sequence ATGGGACTGACCTACTTCAAACGCTACCGGATGGAGTACGATCTCTGTGAGCCCGACGAGGGGATATTAGGGTCGCTCGTTTCGGCTGTCCCGTCGGGCTACGAGTTCGTGCGGTACAGCGACGGAGTATTGCGAGAACACGCGTTAGCAAAGTACGAGAGTTTTCGGTACGAACTCGATGCCAACGTGTTCCCTTGCTTGGGGCGTCGCGATGGTTGTCTGAGACTGATGAAAGAGATCACGTCGCGGAGTTCTTTCGTACCGGAGTCCACTTGGCTTTGTCGTTATCGCGATACGGACATTGGTAAACTAATTCCGGTGGGCACGATCCAGGGGCTCGAGATTGACGGATGGGGTGCGATTCAGAACGTGGGTATCGATCCCCTGCATCGCAATCGAGGTCTCGGTGCGATCTTGCTTAGCAAAGCCGCCGAAGGGTTTCGATCCGTTGGGCTGACACGCATGCACTTAGAAGTTACCGTCGATAATTCGTCAGCGATTCGGTTCTACGAACGCATCGGATTTCGACGAGCCCAAGTGGTCTACAAAGCCGCCGACGTCGTCGGCGCTTAG
- a CDS encoding MBL fold metallo-hydrolase — MEVISLQSGSSGNCIYVETKGVRLLFDAGISGRAAEMRLAEHGKDIRDCDALIISHDHRDHICGMGTFHRKFGLPVYVTRKTFDEARRRIKIGKLSDVRHFDAGDTLTFGNVQVESICTPHDAVDGVVFVVDDCHHRFGILTDLGHIFDGLPAVVSSLDALIIESNYCPELLEKGPYPEFLKARIRGPRGHLSNQDCAEVLRFAQTERLKWACLGHLSEQNNDPAVAIATHHQVLGATFPVHCADRKSASQVLSIS; from the coding sequence ATGGAAGTGATCTCATTGCAATCAGGAAGCAGTGGCAACTGCATTTACGTCGAAACCAAGGGCGTTCGGCTACTCTTTGACGCCGGTATCAGCGGGAGGGCCGCCGAAATGCGGCTGGCCGAGCATGGGAAGGACATCCGCGACTGCGATGCCCTGATCATTTCCCACGACCACCGCGACCATATTTGCGGAATGGGCACGTTTCACCGAAAGTTCGGGTTGCCCGTTTATGTCACCCGAAAGACCTTCGATGAGGCCCGTCGAAGGATCAAGATCGGAAAGCTTTCCGACGTACGTCACTTCGACGCCGGCGACACCCTAACCTTTGGCAATGTCCAAGTCGAATCCATCTGCACCCCCCACGACGCGGTGGATGGAGTTGTGTTCGTGGTGGACGATTGTCACCATCGTTTCGGAATCTTGACGGACCTAGGCCATATCTTCGATGGACTGCCAGCGGTGGTCTCATCCCTGGACGCGCTAATCATCGAGAGCAACTATTGCCCAGAACTTCTGGAAAAAGGACCTTATCCCGAGTTCTTGAAAGCTCGTATCCGAGGACCTCGGGGGCACCTGTCGAACCAGGATTGCGCCGAAGTGCTGCGGTTCGCTCAAACCGAACGATTAAAATGGGCCTGCCTGGGGCACTTGTCAGAACAGAATAACGATCCCGCCGTCGCAATCGCCACTCACCACCAGGTGTTGGGAGCGACATTCCCGGTACATTGCGCGGATCGCAAGTCAGCATCCCAAGTGCTGTCGATTTCCTAG
- the miaA gene encoding tRNA (adenosine(37)-N6)-dimethylallyltransferase MiaA, giving the protein MQDAETTFPPLIDKAYVLTGATASGKSSLGLDWAERVGGEILSLDSIAVYRDMDIGTAKPTADQIARVPHHLINLVDPAEEFSVACYMRAAHQAVNEICSRGKVPIFVGGTPMFLKGILRGFDPGPPADWEFRKSVERDVQEHGVEALRERLRQVDPLAEHRINTNDVRRMIRALEVSRATGVPISHRQIQFEKQVSPDQCNVNALMWPRDQLHARINERVEAMFQAGLVGEVQSLLDRPGGMSRTARQAVGYREVIEHLDGTIDLDTAKEQVAAHTRRLARRQETWFRSFKEIRHIEMSEGCDPEQALQQLQQR; this is encoded by the coding sequence ATGCAGGACGCTGAAACCACGTTTCCTCCCCTAATTGATAAAGCTTACGTGCTCACCGGTGCTACCGCGTCGGGTAAGAGTTCGCTGGGGTTGGATTGGGCGGAACGTGTCGGTGGGGAAATCCTCTCGCTCGATTCCATCGCTGTTTATCGCGACATGGACATCGGGACGGCCAAACCAACCGCCGACCAGATCGCTCGCGTACCGCACCATTTGATCAACTTGGTGGATCCTGCCGAGGAATTCAGCGTCGCTTGCTACATGCGTGCTGCTCACCAAGCCGTCAACGAAATCTGCTCTCGTGGCAAAGTCCCGATCTTTGTCGGTGGCACCCCGATGTTCTTGAAGGGAATCCTAAGAGGTTTTGATCCGGGACCGCCCGCTGATTGGGAATTCCGCAAGTCAGTGGAACGTGATGTCCAAGAGCACGGTGTCGAGGCCCTGCGCGAACGGCTACGCCAAGTTGATCCGTTGGCTGAACATCGAATCAATACCAATGATGTTCGTCGGATGATTCGCGCGTTAGAAGTTTCTCGGGCGACGGGTGTGCCGATTAGTCATCGCCAAATCCAGTTTGAAAAGCAGGTGTCGCCTGATCAGTGCAACGTGAACGCATTGATGTGGCCGCGCGATCAATTGCACGCCCGTATCAACGAGCGGGTGGAGGCGATGTTCCAAGCTGGACTTGTTGGCGAGGTCCAGTCGCTATTGGATCGTCCCGGTGGCATGTCACGAACCGCTCGGCAAGCCGTCGGTTATCGCGAGGTCATCGAGCACCTTGATGGCACGATTGATCTAGACACCGCCAAAGAACAAGTCGCCGCTCACACACGCCGATTGGCGAGGCGTCAGGAAACTTGGTTCCGATCGTTCAAAGAGATTCGCCACATCGAAATGAGCGAGGGTTGCGATCCGGAGCAGGCGCTACAGCAATTGCAGCAGCGTTAG
- a CDS encoding BBP7 family outer membrane beta-barrel protein, with protein sequence MKTKLMRRLAIAAVLLSGSSMVTAGDGSSVIGDLPGYGEEAYFGEDAAYTENAYNDEADFDQNYADEAYEADVAPVAHREYRTVSRPQVRQRVVSQKTYAPIDGRQLQPVSHHSSMSCDCGTASCDGGCGSMEISCGIEESCGCGASSCDGGCGSSFGSSCGTSRRMTNLFNKGNSNTWATMEFLLWFGQDRDSPSLITTSDAGTLPSLPNDLDIATNVDNVNTVFGNDFKGELTPGFRADMGIWLSENVGVGGRFWILNESEDSYGFTGNGDNMSVGRSFFNNDFGTEDAVVIAATGAPVGPDVAGTIIGEDSLDIWAAEAYARLRFGCSKSCSLDFIGGYSHFDIDNSLNIRSTSEITANPDPGTAIGDRLTFADRFETMNEFNGGQLGFDMTMKRGRWIASSLTKVHLGNMNQRLSVRGSSIINGVEDAGGILAGSTPIDGSRDVFAFAPEANFKLAYKFRPNVALSVGYSFIYFDNVALTGDVIDRNVNGNDIGSGANNNGVQIDDSSLFVQGVDLGFTIDF encoded by the coding sequence ATGAAGACTAAACTGATGAGAAGGCTAGCGATCGCAGCAGTGTTGCTGTCAGGTTCTAGCATGGTAACCGCAGGTGATGGTAGCTCGGTGATCGGCGATTTGCCCGGTTACGGCGAAGAAGCTTACTTCGGCGAAGACGCCGCCTACACCGAAAACGCTTACAACGACGAAGCTGATTTCGATCAGAACTACGCCGACGAAGCTTACGAAGCCGACGTGGCCCCCGTTGCACACCGCGAATACCGAACGGTTAGCCGTCCGCAAGTTCGCCAACGTGTCGTGAGTCAAAAGACTTACGCACCGATCGACGGTCGCCAGCTTCAACCCGTGTCGCACCACTCGAGCATGAGCTGCGACTGCGGCACTGCTTCGTGCGATGGCGGATGCGGCAGCATGGAAATCAGCTGTGGCATCGAAGAGAGCTGCGGATGTGGAGCATCGTCCTGCGACGGCGGTTGCGGATCATCGTTTGGTTCTTCCTGCGGCACCAGTCGCCGAATGACCAATTTGTTCAACAAAGGCAACAGCAACACTTGGGCGACCATGGAGTTCTTGCTGTGGTTCGGCCAAGATCGCGATTCACCGTCGTTAATCACGACTTCCGACGCTGGCACCTTGCCATCGCTTCCGAACGATCTCGATATCGCAACCAACGTTGACAACGTCAACACGGTGTTCGGTAACGACTTCAAGGGCGAACTTACCCCCGGCTTCCGAGCTGACATGGGTATTTGGTTGTCAGAAAACGTTGGTGTTGGCGGTCGCTTCTGGATCCTTAATGAAAGCGAAGACTCATACGGATTCACCGGCAACGGCGACAACATGTCCGTCGGCCGATCATTCTTCAACAACGACTTCGGTACCGAAGACGCGGTTGTGATCGCTGCGACCGGTGCACCGGTTGGTCCTGATGTTGCCGGCACCATCATTGGTGAAGACTCGCTCGACATCTGGGCTGCGGAAGCTTACGCACGTCTGCGATTCGGATGCTCAAAGAGCTGCAGCCTCGATTTCATCGGCGGTTACTCACACTTTGACATCGACAACTCGCTGAACATTCGCAGCACCTCGGAAATCACTGCTAACCCAGATCCAGGCACCGCGATTGGCGATAGATTGACGTTCGCGGATCGTTTCGAAACCATGAATGAGTTCAATGGCGGCCAACTCGGCTTCGACATGACCATGAAGCGAGGTCGTTGGATCGCCAGCTCGTTGACCAAGGTTCACCTTGGAAACATGAACCAGCGACTGAGTGTCCGCGGTAGCTCGATCATCAACGGCGTTGAAGACGCCGGAGGCATCCTTGCCGGTTCGACTCCCATCGACGGATCGCGTGACGTATTCGCTTTCGCACCGGAAGCCAACTTCAAGCTGGCTTACAAGTTCCGCCCTAATGTCGCCTTGAGCGTTGGTTACAGCTTCATCTACTTCGACAACGTAGCGTTGACAGGTGATGTGATTGATCGCAACGTGAACGGCAACGACATCGGTAGCGGTGCAAACAACAACGGTGTTCAGATCGACGATTCAAGTCTGTTCGTCCAAGGCGTCGACCTTGGATTCACGATCGACTTCTAG
- a CDS encoding peptidylprolyl isomerase: MPLQIARLKSWLPSFIRFLPQTLILAVALAVVVSDVAAQETNRQPNAGQQNPSVVAVVNADPITRKTLGDRAVERYGVDVLDNIVNRHLIMQACQHNGITVTEAEVAAEVQRLAAKFGLSMDSYLKLLQEERDISPNQYSREIIWPMLALRRLVADQVQVTNEEFNRAFLAQFGEAVKCRLIMHESRTEADKILAAAKADPTQFGNLAKKFSQDEASASVGGLIPPIRRYSGDSRLEDAAFALEDGGVSELLQLGDQWIFLQAVRRLPAATPSAQAMPAIKEQITDRIRDEKMRSAATELFAKLQTEAQVVKVLGDEEKMRQYPGAAAIINGQQVTIAYVAEECISKHGEDVLEGEINRKLLMQALRASGKEVADQDIRAEIERAATSYGFVGKDGGPDVQAWMESVTADGKVSEPIYIADSVWPSVALTKLVEDNVQITQQDMQEGFEAAFGPRVEILAIVLSDQRSAQKIWEMARDNPTDDFFGKLAEQYSVEPVSASNMGKVPPIRKHSGQPAVEKEAFSLKPGDLSGIIATGGKYIILRCQGFTEPLVRDPASVQSELTRDLQEKKLRESMAAKIDELRKNAEIDNFFTASKKKTPRVAAKP, translated from the coding sequence ATGCCGTTGCAAATTGCCCGACTCAAATCGTGGCTCCCGTCGTTCATTCGTTTCCTTCCGCAAACGCTAATCTTGGCGGTTGCCTTGGCAGTGGTCGTGAGCGACGTCGCCGCTCAGGAAACCAATCGCCAACCCAATGCGGGACAGCAAAATCCCAGCGTGGTGGCGGTCGTTAACGCTGATCCCATCACTCGCAAGACGCTCGGTGATCGCGCGGTGGAACGATATGGTGTCGACGTGCTCGACAACATTGTTAATCGCCACTTGATCATGCAAGCTTGCCAACACAACGGCATCACGGTCACAGAAGCGGAAGTTGCCGCAGAAGTTCAGCGACTCGCCGCGAAGTTTGGTTTGTCGATGGACAGCTATTTGAAGCTGTTGCAAGAAGAACGCGACATTTCACCCAATCAATACAGTCGCGAAATCATTTGGCCGATGCTGGCGCTTCGTCGTCTTGTTGCCGATCAAGTGCAGGTAACCAATGAAGAATTCAATCGAGCGTTTCTTGCCCAGTTTGGCGAAGCAGTCAAGTGCCGCTTGATCATGCATGAAAGCCGAACCGAAGCTGACAAGATTCTTGCGGCGGCGAAAGCGGATCCAACCCAATTCGGTAATCTCGCAAAGAAGTTCAGCCAGGACGAAGCCAGCGCCAGTGTTGGAGGATTGATTCCACCGATTCGTCGTTACAGTGGCGACTCTCGCTTAGAGGATGCCGCGTTCGCTCTCGAAGACGGCGGTGTTTCAGAGTTGTTGCAACTGGGCGACCAGTGGATCTTCCTGCAAGCGGTCCGTCGCTTGCCTGCCGCGACGCCCAGCGCCCAAGCGATGCCAGCGATCAAGGAACAAATCACAGATCGCATCCGTGACGAGAAGATGCGATCGGCAGCCACCGAGCTGTTCGCCAAGCTGCAAACCGAAGCCCAAGTGGTGAAGGTGCTCGGCGATGAAGAAAAGATGCGTCAATACCCTGGTGCTGCTGCGATCATCAACGGACAACAGGTCACGATCGCTTATGTCGCTGAAGAGTGCATCAGCAAGCATGGTGAGGACGTTCTCGAAGGAGAAATCAATCGCAAGTTGTTGATGCAAGCCTTGCGTGCCTCAGGTAAGGAAGTGGCCGATCAAGACATTCGTGCCGAGATCGAGCGAGCGGCAACCAGTTACGGTTTCGTTGGTAAGGACGGCGGACCCGATGTTCAAGCCTGGATGGAATCCGTGACCGCCGACGGCAAGGTAAGTGAACCGATCTACATCGCCGATTCGGTTTGGCCCAGCGTCGCACTGACCAAGTTGGTCGAAGACAACGTGCAAATCACTCAACAAGACATGCAGGAAGGGTTCGAAGCCGCCTTCGGTCCTCGGGTGGAAATACTCGCGATCGTGCTCAGCGATCAACGTAGTGCTCAGAAGATCTGGGAAATGGCTCGCGACAACCCAACCGACGATTTCTTTGGCAAGCTTGCCGAGCAGTACAGCGTTGAACCCGTTTCGGCGTCCAACATGGGCAAGGTGCCACCGATTCGCAAGCACAGTGGCCAGCCGGCCGTAGAAAAGGAAGCGTTTTCATTGAAGCCGGGTGACCTTAGCGGCATCATCGCGACGGGCGGAAAGTACATCATTCTGCGTTGTCAGGGGTTCACCGAGCCATTGGTTCGCGATCCAGCGTCCGTGCAATCGGAGCTCACGCGAGATTTGCAAGAAAAGAAATTGCGAGAGTCAATGGCCGCGAAAATAGACGAACTTCGCAAGAACGCCGAAATCGACAACTTCTTCACTGCATCGAAGAAGAAAACGCCTCGAGTCGCCGCCAAACCCTAA